Within Vigna unguiculata cultivar IT97K-499-35 chromosome 2, ASM411807v1, whole genome shotgun sequence, the genomic segment TACcacataaatatatcaatacaaAATACCTTTATTGCTTCTGTGAATTTTAAATACAAGTCAGAACCATTAAACAATAGCAGGTTTGCAAAATCAGAATAACTATTATCTGCGGCCATAAGATCATAAAGACCCTCACAATCTCTAAAACTTCCATAAGAGACTGATAAATTTGATTCATGTCTTCACGAAATGTAGCATTCAAAATGAAAGAAATCCACCAAGAAAATTGTCCCACACAACACAAGCATAAACAACAAAAGGAGCCAATTGCATCTATGCCCAATTGTTTTTGAGTATTTGTGTTCTATTGTTGTcatttatcaatatatttccTTAACTGttagtttttctcattttcttaacTGGATGTATGTGAATCTGATTTCTTATATTGGAGTATATAATTCAATCGAAAACCATGACCTAATTTTGCTGGCCATGCGGAAAGAGGACACAACAAAGGTTGACTTTGTATCAAGGAGTCTGTTCTATTTACATGGAATTCTCTGAAGATGCTGAATAATGGTTTGATACTTTTGTAgagatataaaagaaagaaatatttttacaaagataaaaagaaagcaATGCAAGGGTCCATATTTATTCAGAAAAGAAAAGTTGTATAACAAGAAATCCAAATACAATGTGTGATCATTCCTTAACTTGATATGAACATCATGATCCAACTAAAGAAGCATCAAGGACCACCATTCAAGAAGGTGTCAACCTTCTTATTGACAGCACTAGACAAGAACTTCATGCAAATTGGTGGAGTGGCTCCAGCAAGAGACATTATAGCAGCAGGAACACTCCACAAAGAATCACCACATATAAGTCCAGATGCTAAAGCAGGACCAAAATCATTTGCGTTtgatttgttctttttctcCCACAAAAACAGAATCAAGCTCCCAATGCACATGTCAATAGCAAAGTAGCCACCAAGATAGAATGGGATGGCCAAAGCCATGGCGTTAGGAACAAACCTATATATCCTATACTTGGTCTCATAATGCACCAACAAATCACGCACTATGTTAATAAACACAGCCAAGAAAAAGAATATGATAGCTAGTTGAAGACAATGTTTGGGGAGAGAAGAGAAACCTTTAGCTCCAAGAAGGGCCATTCCACGGTAAACTTCTCCATAGGGTGCAGGGTAAGAGCCTTGAGGGTCACCAAGTGTGTAGGCCTTGTGGAAGAACCAAAACATCAAAGGGGACACAAGACACCCTGTGGCAGTACCTAAAACTTGGCTCACAAACATGGACCTAGGAGATGCAAGGGTGAGGTACCCGGTTTTGAAGTCTTGCATCAAATCAGAAGCTGTGGAAACAATGCTCATCATGACACCACATGATGCAAGGCCTGCAATGATGCCTCCATTCTCAAGGCCAACCCATGAACTGAATATAATTATGGCAACTTTGCCATAGTTTGATGCCAAAGACCAATCAGTGAGACCACATCCATAGGCATTGCAGAAGGCCAGAATAGGAGCAATGAGGTAAGTGATTAGTACATGATACCATTTCAGTTGAGGAAAGATGTGTGACACCGTTATGATGGAAACAACAGCAAGAACAATATAGCCACTGAAAGCAGCCCAAGAGGGAATCTGATCTTTCAAGAAATACTCTGTGCGACGTTGAGTATCTAAGTCTGCACTCGGGGTTTTATCAACATTGTCCGGGTTTAGATGGCGTGACTTTTTTTTCTCAAGGTGTTCCGTGATGAGACTATAGGCAACTCTTATCAGCATCATGACACAATGGTAAAGACCGTCCCCAAGCATCATAGCAATTGCAGTGAATACCTGTTCATGGATTTTTCTCATAATTAGCACTACACAATTTGAACattgtaaacaaattttaaaaaatgacatgTTAAAAACTATGAAAGTGGATATATGTGTACCCTATATCCTTGGATGCTGCTTAGACTGCTAGCAGGTATATCTGCACTATACCAgattcctttctttttctcaatCCAAGGCCATAGGATTCCCCATGAGATTACAGCTCCAAGAAGCAGAGATACATTTATCAAGTAAGGGCAAATCATTCCAACTCCAACATAGGTAGAAGAGAAATCAAAGTAGAACCTGTAAATTTTGTACTCAGATTATTGATTTCATTACTTAAATACTATACAGTCAAAGGGAGAAACGAGCGTTGGGAAATATGCACAGTAAGAGTTATTATACTGTCACTATAAAGACTTTTAtcctatcacttttaaaataatttgtgtaaAATTAAAAGTCTTACCACATGAGGATTATAGTCTAATTAAAGACATATGTTGATAGATGGAAATTCAGTAATCTGATTTGTGTTGATTTCTAGTCATATGCCAATCAATCTTAAGCTGTAAGACATATATAAATACCTTTTGCTGTAGGCTTGGAGACCAAATGTGGGAAAAGtgttgaacccacaaccatctCCTGCAGTGAAAAACCATTGGAAAAAACCAAAAGCAAAGCTGCCACAAAAACTTTTGAAGAGCATAGCAACCTGTTTCCTGTTTACACAAATGTGGTAAAGTTAAGTATGgcacaaagttaaaaaaaaaaatgtggtgtACTATCTGTTTATGTTGTATACATATGAATTGCAAAACAATACTTACTTTGCTAGTTTTGCTCCTTTTGGTGTGTGTAAGCTATTGACAAGAAGAGCTGTGGCAGTTCCACTAGGATATGTTAGTTTGTACTTCAATATCATCATCTGTGTAATGTCAATTGAAATGTTAGGTTCAATAAGCTGCAATGAAATTTACATGAATGAGGTGCAATTGAAAAACTTTGCTATAGTTGTGTTTCAACATACCTTTCTCAAAGGCACTATAGAGAAGAGTCCAACAAAActaacaacaaaaagaaaaccaaacatCCAACCCAGAGAGAGGCTCTTTGTATTGATTGGTGTGTTCCCCCCATCAACTTGAGCTGCAATGTATGGACTCATACCAAGTAGATAACTTCCCATGCCACCTTTTCACAacacatattaaatataataaaagtaaaacataATATGCACtaatcaaagtcaacaagtctgTACTAGTCAAAAAATTGGGGAAAATAAAAGATTCAAGGCGaattcattaaattttgaaCAGGGGTCCTAATAAGCTTAAACCAACCcaaaaaatgattttcttttaatctgttaCCCTGAACCTAAAGTGGAGAAGAAATTATTTCTTTACAAGTGGGTCATGTGAACATAAACTGgttttcatattcttttttttaactaacAACATGCATTCAGTGCTATGTTATATATACCAACTTTGAAAACTAAAGACAGGGTAGTACAAAATATGAGCAAAAGGGTGGTGaatgaaaataagaattaaaaacttACTGCTGAATGCAATTCCAGAAGATGCAACAACGAAGGTTTGAATGACAGTGTTCTCCTGACGAGTGAAAGGTTCTCTGAGCAAGCCACAGCTGTTGAGGAGGGTAGTGTAGGACTTGATCACTGCAAATCCCAACAACCCTGCAGCTACATTGAGGGATGGAATGATCCCTGTGGTGAAGTTGAGTTTGCACACAATGAAGTTGAAAACAAGACTGAGAACAAAGCTTGTGACCACTGATCTCACAGTGATTTGTTTTGTCCATGGTGGCACCCTTGTCGTCCTGAATGCTTCTTCACCCTTCACGTTACCCTCTTCTTCCATGTCTAGGGACCTCACCAAAACACAATGCAATCAATGCTATGTTCACTTTCTCTCACCCCTTCAAATGAATGGTGATTTTGGTGTTGTCTGTGAATGTGCTTGTTTGTGTAGCAATGGGAAATCTATAGAATCAAGCATTTTCTATTTACTACAAGTTTTGATAAGGGAATCAAGGGGTTACCATATGTGAATCATTAACCTCTTGTTTTGAGAAGTTTTCATTACAGAGATTACTTTAAGTCGTGGACAAAATATTCCTTGTACAGTTGTATTTTTGTTTAGGGAGGAACTGCTACAGTTGAATATCCAACAGTAACCTTTTACTCTTTTAAGGAATATAATTGTTTCATTCTAAATTTATCACTAGCTTTTAATTCATAtctttattttagaatataatgaCTACGCATTACCAATATAGAAAACAGTGTACAGTTATTCAGTCAAAAATCACTGTCAGTTTAAATATAAAggccaaaacaaaaaaaaaaaaattatgtatgatGTTTGTGATTagatgataatataattttctttcacGGTTGTTTCATTATCCTATTTTCTATGTATATGTTGTACAATGAAACACTAAAGTTTGGgatacaattaaaaaagaataggcaatgtcttgtaattttttttttaaatgatgaataatttgaaataaaataaaactctcAAAGTAATAGCATACTTTTGTATGATGAAATAGAGTCTTCGTGACAACATGTTTTATCCTATTTTTCTTCATAACATAAAACTTCACTATTGTTGAGTTTTTGTTTCAAAAACCAAATTACCATCATGTTCGCATTGTCTACTTATGTTCTACCTTGATTAATTAagtacatttttattataaggatcgtattaaaaaaatttaaatttaaaactttttcattaCAATACGTTGGTACgaaaaaatttaatacataattaaattatagaatatgaaaaaccatactttattttttttatcttaatgctaattatttcttacaacaaatttaaatataaatactaaaataaaaatattattaaacctatgtacttaaatataaattatagatcTTAAATATAATAGAATAGAATTCatcaaaaagaaaactaagatttaatgattcaataaataaaaataaattaaagatataCCGACATTGGACCGTTCTAATTTAATACACAGTTTCacattaaaacttaaataattaattgtattaactatttgtaattaaatatttatcagTTACAATTCTTTCCCATTCAATAAAGATTACgtctaaaaaaaacacatttaattaatatttgaatttttagatGAACGAATATCAATTCTCTtacagaaaaagaaataagacaaaaaatttATAGTCATTCATAGAAATAAAAACGAACTTTTAAATGCAAGGGTTGGAAGGAGATAAACAAACTCACACACATGTTCCATTTCATTTATCATCTAAGCACTCGTATATAAAATAgctaagaaaatattaaaatttaactattaatgttgaaaagtatttaatataataatgtaatatttatacaaatagtACAAGTTTATCATTGCAGGCTGAATTAAAGTTCCTTAAAAGAATTTAAGTTGTTTATCAACCTTttcaataaataagaaaaaaattatcttaaatttgattaatgcagtttattttatttaaagtaatctaattaatattttatttaatactcactaataaaaattaaataataattaaataataaaataattatattttaatgttgttaaaattaaaatataattaaacatataaagtttcaattaacagaaaaattaacaacaaaaattagtgttaaatatttaaaagaattaaaaagatacaaaaaaaaaattaaagtattaatttaaagttgagttttcaacatgtttatttttgtttaaaaattttaaaaattaaaaagtaattttatcttttataagaTTTGTTATatgttgttatattattttaattaatagaattaattattttaactttttgatgTAAAGTTTTAGAATAGAATTAGTTATACTATTATCTAACTATAACATTTAattctaatataaataaataattaataaaacatttaatgctATTATGAAAAAAACGTCAACGCAATTAATGTTATTATGATatgcaaaaatatataaatcctattattttttatttcaaataaaatcaattaatattgGGTTTGTTGTAatagataaattatatatatatatatatatatatatatatatataatatatatatatatataaatatataaatatatatatatatattaaaagagatgttattattttaataaagactTAACTGAAATTAAAGTTGTTTATATATTTGAGTATTTTTACGTAActtctgttaattttttttattcaagacttcatatttttatatttttcaattgaatctctatttttaatttgtctgttaataattaaatgatgtaattattatgttattttgtttacTAATAGTATCcacaaattaagaaatataatatttttttaaaatataagatgacaaataaaatttcaaactatAAAATAAGAAGACGAAACTTAACCAATCAACCTTAAGTAAAGAAAATTCATCCACATCATTAAGGGAGATTAATTAAGGCCTTTTGACTAGTTCAACATAATGCAattcaaatatcaattaaaaaccATTGATCTAATCAATATATCCCCATACCAACTTGACGCCATAAACAACCATAATATATGACACTTAGTTAAGATAAATCTAGGAACAAACTAAAACTAAAGACAATGAAGTGACAAAAAagcattaaaattatttttcagattGAAGAGTTTAATTGATATGTTAGTGTAAAAATATAGTTGTTCTTACCTGAATTTGGAGTGTGAACCTTGTATAGATGACAAATTCGAGTAGATTCAAGTAGAacgtttgaattttttttagaataagaGAGGATAAATATGATAGAATGTGTATTCCTCAGGAATActatgtgtatttatagagccttttggacctttgataaaacagATAACGTAAtattaacaaatatcaataaaataacaacttatcttgaataaataataacaataataataataatgtaacaTCTTCCTCGATATaccaaatattataaatatatgatattaaaaaatataattacgtAATTAAATTATCGATATTTAGTCACATATAAtgttaatatatgaatatatatgaatatttgcaCTAACAAATATATCTCAGAATTCAATCACTTTATATCAATAAAACTAAATGGATCTTATTGAACCATATCACTTAACATATTTATTAGACCAAGTAGATACAATAATCTATCCTTCTAAACTTACAGAGAGGTGTATCTTTTATACGTGATGAATGTAGATTCCATCAACATGCATATTTGTTCGGACAACACAAGCCACATTCcccatttattattttacctaATTATTTCATTCCTTATGATCCAAACCTTTGCtttaaataaacatgattatacatgaagagagaaagaaattaagaaTACAAAATGAGTTGACAGCAGTGGGGGACCTTCATAGGACGGGACCATGGccccaagtttttttttttttttatatttatatattttaatatataattttaaatatgtttttcaaaaatgtaatatttataatatatttcatatatttgatattctaataaatttgtatatatctatattttttattttttttaaaatttaatcattataaatgaaaattaattatagtaaaattataaaagttatttatatttaattttataattataataataacaataattataatttatttttagggttaaatatgtttttgtcccttaactttcaatgaattttagaattagtccatttcaaaactttggaccaatttagtccttcatctttcaaaatacgtggatttagtcattttaatccaattttgttaagtttatttgacatttcaagcgtgttttatattagtatttgacttaacattaaagcaaaaatgtgttaaacaatataaacaacccaaatacaatcctaaaatgagtacgaaacatcaaataaacctaacaaaatttgattaaaaggactaaatccacatattttgaaagacgaaggactaaattggtccaaagttttgaaatgtactaattccaaaattcactgaaagttaagggacaaaaaacatatttaaccctattttttattatcatgaaaaaagtaaatacagtgtttttactagtttatataaaaattttgagatTACTCTTTTGTTcctattttcattcaaaaatatcaagttggttctctagtttttttgttttgtctcaatttggttctaattttgaaaaaatgatacaattttatcattttcgttaaatttctttaataagatttttcatcaaaattgaagttgtgaataaggatgattgtttgatttgttggtgtaattgacataatcctattatcattttttgataaaaaaaattcttccgcttcaaaatatttaatgaaaaatatcaaagtacatcaattttaaaaaaaatcggGAACAAATTGAGATTTAAAAAACTAGAGGAGCaacttaaaatttttggatgaaaaaatggacaaaaaaagtaatttaaccaaaattttggcatcttcaaaattttggcTAAAGATATGCTACTTGTTGACCGTCTcgtattaaaaaaacaaaagaaatgttaaagtttaataatattccAAGTTTTCTTGTGTTGTTGTCAAAGATATTTTCTCCTTACTTATTTGTCTTAGGTGTTCTCTCCTTACTCATGTGTCTGACTTGAAATAGGGTACTTACAAATATTTTGACATTCAAGTAATATAGTATGTGTGTGTTATAAGAGAAAATCTTATCTTATACCTAGTGATTGACTTATATACCTTTTCTCATGGACCTTGTCTAGATGGGTCTAAGTAAGATATGCTATATCTATTTTAAGAATGTATGGTAGGTGGACATCACATTAAATTTCATATTGTAATGTTAGATTGATGCATTATTTACCTTAAATGCAGGTCGTGATGACACTTGTCAACTAGTATGACATGATCTTAAGTGGTACAACATGATCTTGGGTACAtgttatctaaaaataaaaatttcaaatcttcgaatgttaaaatttttggttaaaagtgatCTCAAATTTCTTGTATAGACAACTCATATTTCATGAGTAGTAAATCTCTCGAATCTATTTCCTAAATTTCTTAA encodes:
- the LOC114173252 gene encoding probable metal-nicotianamine transporter YSL7, coding for MEEEGNVKGEEAFRTTRVPPWTKQITVRSVVTSFVLSLVFNFIVCKLNFTTGIIPSLNVAAGLLGFAVIKSYTTLLNSCGLLREPFTRQENTVIQTFVVASSGIAFSSGMGSYLLGMSPYIAAQVDGGNTPINTKSLSLGWMFGFLFVVSFVGLFSIVPLRKMMILKYKLTYPSGTATALLVNSLHTPKGAKLAKKQVAMLFKSFCGSFAFGFFQWFFTAGDGCGFNTFPTFGLQAYSKRFYFDFSSTYVGVGMICPYLINVSLLLGAVISWGILWPWIEKKKGIWYSADIPASSLSSIQGYRVFTAIAMMLGDGLYHCVMMLIRVAYSLITEHLEKKKSRHLNPDNVDKTPSADLDTQRRTEYFLKDQIPSWAAFSGYIVLAVVSIITVSHIFPQLKWYHVLITYLIAPILAFCNAYGCGLTDWSLASNYGKVAIIIFSSWVGLENGGIIAGLASCGVMMSIVSTASDLMQDFKTGYLTLASPRSMFVSQVLGTATGCLVSPLMFWFFHKAYTLGDPQGSYPAPYGEVYRGMALLGAKGFSSLPKHCLQLAIIFFFLAVFINIVRDLLVHYETKYRIYRFVPNAMALAIPFYLGGYFAIDMCIGSLILFLWEKKNKSNANDFGPALASGLICGDSLWSVPAAIMSLAGATPPICMKFLSSAVNKKVDTFLNGGP